The Procambarus clarkii isolate CNS0578487 chromosome 56, FALCON_Pclarkii_2.0, whole genome shotgun sequence genome includes a region encoding these proteins:
- the LOC123770846 gene encoding uro-adherence factor A-like has product MDIVEVGGYKSLSTEESLSTEESLSTEESLSTEESLSTEESLSTEESLSTEESLSTEESLSTEESLSTEESLSTEESLSTEESLSTEESLSTEESLSTEESLSTEESLSTEESLSTEESLSTEESLSTEESLSTEESLSTEESLSTEESLSTEESLSTEESLSTEESLSTEESLSTEESLSTEESLSTEESLSTEESLSTEESLSTEESLSTEESLSTEESLSTEESN; this is encoded by the exons ATGGACATTGTGGAAGTTGGAGGATATA AGAGTCTCAGCACGGAGGAAAGTCTCAGCACGGAGGAAAGTCTCAGCACAGAGGAGAGTCTCAGCACAGAGGAGAGTCTCAGCACAGAGGAGAGTCTCAGCACAGAGGAGAGTCTCAGCACAGAGGAGAGTCTCAGCACAGAGGAAAGTCTCAGCACAGAGGAGAGTCTCAGCACGGAGGAAAGTCTCAGCACAGAGGAAAGTCTCAGCACGGAGGAGAGTCTCAGCACAGAGGAGAGTCTCAGCACAGAGGAGAGTCTCAGCACAGAGGAAAGTCTCAGCACGGAGGAGAGTCTCAGCACGGAGGAGAGTCTCAGCACGGAGGAGAGTCTCAGCACGGAGGAAAGTCTCAGCACGGAGGAAAGTCTCAGCACGGAGGAAAGTCTCAGCACAGAGGAAAGTCTCAGCACGGAGGAGAGTCTCAGCACGGAGGAGAGTCTCAGCACGGAGGAAAGTCTCAGCACGGAGGAAAGTCTCAGCACGGAGGAAAGTCTCAGCACGGAGGAAAGTCTCAGCACGGAGGAAAGTCTCAGCACGGAGGAGAGTCTCAGCACGGAGGAGAGTCTCAGCACGGAGGAGAGTCTCAGCACAGAGGAGAGTCTCAGCACAGAGGAGAGTCTCAGCACAGAGGAAAGTCTCAGCACGGAGGAAAGTAACTAG